A genomic window from Salvia splendens isolate huo1 chromosome 11, SspV2, whole genome shotgun sequence includes:
- the LOC121756087 gene encoding transcription initiation factor TFIID subunit 1-like isoform X1, whose translation MALWGEGTSSGAAPSDGAAEDEDVAVDDDEEEYEEAEGGNRLLGFMFGNVDGAGDLDVDYLDEDAKEHLSALADKLGSSLTEIDLTMKSLQTPSDATDQDYDRKAENAIDYEDIDEQYEGPEIQSATEEDFLLPKKDFFSKEVSVASLDNRNSLFDDENYDEDDDLENQNTGGEDHAETQQLSPSDEQDHKHEAISLDESLPDDDLDPEKSTDLGDSEEDDSNALDESVDGDMFSLLPVLYVEDDKAILRFSEIFGVKEPVKAARKRDRHPIPKEKYKLLDASENVEEDEEKFMKAPCQDISWMRQYGAKSDVYMGEIGDTLITDSVGGSGRMSVGHTRDMKDSFVNAEVMKDEVSLSNFPEWNTSFSSKFYPLDQEDWEDRIVWNNSPSSTETLVESCELSGPDSDTLGDKERDLKAEPGTVESEFQTEPHDKHHNLFETKYSILVEPFDSDRSRSTDLIISQYHPQLLRLESQLDDHSTNNGALKDVAPEARLCSDAIRRFNELTLQNTDVVKGSWIDNVIWDPHQSIAKPKLILDLQDDQMLFELSDTKDTEHLRLHAGAMIVARSLHPSSGDVLDLHNHGILSAGRFNISNDKFYSNRKSSQQLRSHSKKRPVHGLKVLHSVPALKLQTMKAKLSNKDIANFHRPKALWYPHDIEVSLKEQGRLVTQGSMKIILKSLGGKGSKLHVDAEETIASLKAKASKKLDFKLSEPVKIYYSGRELDDNKSLAEQNVHSNSVLHLVRTKIHLLPRAQKLPGENKSLRPPGAFKKKSDLSVKDGHVFIMEYCEERPLLLGNPGMGARLCTYYQKLAPGDQMGNLMRNGDNGLGSVVTLDPADKSPFLGDIKPGASQSCLESNMYRAPIFQHKVPLTDYLLVRSPKGKLSIRRIDRIDVVGQQEPHMEVMSPGSKGVQFYIMNRVLVHMYREFRACEKRGLRPSIRSDELVSQFRNLSETFLRKRLKNCADLQRGPHGQYLWVMKRSFRIPSEEELRRMVTPENVCAYESMQAGLYRLKRLGITRLTLPAGLSSAMNQLPDEAITLAAASHIERELQITPWNLSSNFVSCTNQDRENIERLEITGVGDPSGRGLGFSYVRTTPKAPIPNSMVKKKTVIGKGTTVTGTDADLRRLSMEAARELLLKFNVPEEQIAKLTRWHRIALIRKLSSEQAASGVKVDPTTVSKFARGQRMSFLQLQQQTREKCQEIWDRQFQSLCAADGEENESESEANSDLDSFAGDLENLLDAEECEDGEEDNFESKRDSMDGVKGLKMRRRPLQTQHQEEIEDERAEAEELCKMLMDDEEAERKKKKKTKTAAEQAGLSIKSKFGSENGDGIKKSNAVSKRFMQPEGSYLAMEKIAKDQKEGDYLSAKSHIPGKFKAKKKNEFEVLSKKVKILGDGITVIKEKKSARESFVCGACGQLGHMRTNKNCPRYGEDTDTRAESIDLDRIAGRPNFPDQIEQKPHVKKLMPKIGPKAVGSEAPEDDKPTSKAKILKVKCGLTDKLPDKHTPTNSQSSDRPVTSDAEMGSKSVVKVNKITFSNKTKPDDVVETPRTFLVKPPVDVDREQSRSKKVIIKQPKEIINFEENNQDGSFGFDYRKTKKLMEISSLDRHMEHESKHYFEESSRMRDPESNQLWVDEKRRTFGRQQEGRNRRGEKLKMIEDQPKYELLRYEEAIRREREEEERQKAKDKKKKKRKLEVKDDYFDDFPPRRIDKRIPDRDRMVRRRAEPEYARPTPDYVPALKRRRGGEVGLSNVLETIVETLKARKEISYLFLKPVTRKEAPDYIDIISHPMDLSTIRDKTRRLEYKNREDFRHDVCQIVINAHTYNDRRNPGIPPLADQLLELCDFLLAQYDADLTEAEAGIE comes from the exons GATGCGAAGGAGCATCTTTCTGCACTGGCCGACAAGCTTGGTTCTTCCCTAACAGAAATAGAT CTCACTATGAAATCACTGCAGACACCATCGGACGCTACTGATCAAG ATTATGACAGAAAGGCAGAAAATGCTATTGATTATGAAGATATAGATGAGCAATATGAAGGACCAGAGATCCAATCCGCTACCGAGGAGGACTTTTTGTTGCCAAAAAAGGATTTTTTCTCCAAAGAAGTTTCAGTAGCGTCTTTGGACAATAGAAATTCTCTTTTTGATGATGAAAAttatgatgaagatgatgatttGGAAAATCAGAATACAGGTGGGGAAGACCATGCTGAAACTCAACAGTTGTCTCCATCag ATGAGCAGGATCATAAACATGAAGCCATTTCTCTGGACGAAAGTCTTCCAGATGATGATCTTGATCCTGAAAAAAGTACAGATTTGGGAGATTCTGAGGAG GATGATTCAAATGCTCTGGATGAGTCAGTTGATGGTGACATGTTTTCGCTGCTTCCTGTTCTTTATGTAGAGGATGACAAGGCAATCTTACGGTTCTCTGAGATTTTTGGCGTTAAAGAACCTGTGAAAGCTGCAAGAAAAAGAGACCGGCATCCGATACCTAAAG AGAAATACAAGTTGTTAGATGCTTCTGAGAATGTCGAGGAAGACGAAGAGAAATTTATGAAGGCACCTTGCCAAGATATTTCCTGGATGAGACAATATGGCGCAAAAAGTGACGTTTACATGGGTGAAATAGGTGATACATTGATAACGGATTCTGTTGGGGGATCAGGAAGGATGTCTGTTGGACATACGAGGGATATGAAAGATTCCTTTGTTAATGCTGAAGTAATGAAAGATGAAGTGTCGCTGTCTAATTTTCCGGAATGGAACACTAGCTTTTCTTCCAAATTCTATCCTCTTGACCAGGAAGATTGGGAAGATAGAATTGTTTGGAATAACTCACCATCATCTACTGAAACCTTGGTAGAGAGCTGTGAGCTGTCTGGACCTGATTCTGACACACTTGGTGACAAAGAGAGGGATTTGAAAGCTGAACCAGGAACTGTGGAGTCGGAATTCCAAACTGAGCCGCATGACAAGCATCATAACTTATTTGAAACTAAATATTCCATTTTGGTGGAGCCTTTTGACTCTGACAGATCCCGCTCTACAGACCTTATCATCTCACAATACCATCCCCAGCTTCTACGATTAGAGTCCCAATTAGATGATCATAGTACAAATAATGGAGCACTGAAAGATGTTGCCCCTGAAGCAAGGCTTTGTAGTGATGCTATTAGACGTTTCAATGAGCTCACCTTACAGAATACAGATGTAGTTAAAGGATCGTGGATAGATAATGTTATCTGGGATCCACATCAATCTATTGCAAAGCCAAAGTTAATTCTTGATCTCCAGGATGACCAGATGCTTTTTGAACTCTCAGATACAAAGGATACTGAACATCTGCGGCTTCATGCAGGGGCTATGATTGTAGCACGCTCTCTGCATCCCAGTAGTGGGGATGTACTTGACCTGCATAATCATGGCATTCTATCCGCGGGACGGTTTAATATCTCTAATGATAAATTCTATTCAAACAGGAAATCCTCCCAGCAGCTGAGATCTCATTCTAAAAAGCGTCCTGTTCATGGACTTAAGGTTTTGCATTCAGTGCCAGCACTTAAGCTGCAAACCATGAAAGCAAAGCTGAGCAA CAAAGATATAGCTAATTTTCATCGTCCAAAAGCGTTATGGTATCCTCATGATATCGAGGTGTCATTAAAGGAACAAGGGAGGCTAGTCACACAAGGATCGatgaaaataattttgaagagTTTGGGTGGCAAGGGGAGTAAACTTCATGTGGATGCAGAAGAAACCATTGCCTCTTTGAAAGCTAAAGCTTCGAAAAAGCTAG ATTTTAAACTATCTGAGCCTGTGAAGATATATTATTCTGGGAGGGAGCTTGATGACAACAAATCTCTAGCTGAACAGAATGTTCACTCAAACTCAGTCTTGCACCTTGTTCGGACAAAAATACATCTATTGCCTCGGGCACAAAAGCTTCCTGGTGAAAATAAGTCGTTGCGTCCCCCTGGAGCTTTTAAGAAGAAATCTGACCTTTCAGTAAAAGATGGTCATGTTTTCATAATGGA GTACTGTGAAGAAAGGCCTTTGCTTCTAGGTAATCCAGGGATGGGTGCAAGACTCTGTACATATTATCAAAAATTGGCACCTGGTGATCAAATGGGTAACTTGATGCGGAATGGTGATAATGGTTTGGGGAGTGTTGTCACTCTTGATCCTGCTGATAAGTCCCCATTTCTTGGAGATATAAAACCTGGTGCAAGCCAGTCTTGCCTGGAATCTAACATGTATAGAGCGCCCATATTTCAGCATAAAGTGCCATTAACTGATTACTTATTGGTGAGGTCTCCAAAAGGGAAACTTTCCATCAGACGCATTGACAGGATTGATGTTGTTGGACAACAG GAGCCTCACATGGAGGTTATGTCTCCTGGGTCCAAAGGTGTCCAGTTCTATATCATGAACAGAGTTTTGGTACACATGTACCGGGAATTCCGTGCTTGTGAAAAACGTGGGTTGCGTCCTTCGATTCGTTCAGATGAGTTGGTCTCACAGTTTCGTAACTTGTCTGAAACATTTCTCCGGAAGAGGCTGAAAAATTGTGCTGATTTACAG AGGGGTCCACATGGGCAGTATCTCTGGGTTATGAAACGCTCTTTTCGCATTCCTTCAGAAGAAGAACTGAGGAGGATGGTCACTCCTGAAAAT GTCTGTGCATACGAGAGCATGCAAGCAGGTCTGTACAGGCTCAAACGTTTAGGAATTACAAGACTGACTCTTCCTGCTGGTCTTTCATCTGCAATGAATCAGCTTCCAGATGAAGCTATCACTTTAGCTGCAGCTTCACATATCGAGAGGGAGCTACAGATTACACCATGGAATTTGAGCAGTAATTTTGTTTCCTGTACAAACCAG GATAGGGAAAATATTGAGCGTCTGGAAATTACGGGTGTTGGTGACCCTTCAGGAAGGGGCCTAGGTTTTAGTTATGTTCGCACAACTCCTAAGGCTCCAATCCCAAATTCGATGGTGAAAAAGAAAACTGTTATTGGTAAAGGGACAACTGTTACTGGAACTGATGCAGATCTACGCAGATTGAGCATGGAAGCTGCGAGAGAG CTTCTCCTTAAATTCAATGTTCCAGAGGAGCAGATTGCAAAACTAACTCGATGGCACCGCATTGCTCTAATACGCAAGCTTTCAAGTGAGCAAGCAGCATCAGGTGTCAAGGTTGATCCAACAACAGTCAGCAAGTTTGCTCGTGGACAACGAATGTCCTTTTTGCAACTGCAGCAGCAGACAAGAGAAAAATGTCAGGAAATATGGGATCGACAATTTCAGAGCCTCTGTGCTGCTGATGGAGAGGAAAATGAGAGTGAGTCAGAGGCTAATAGTGACTTGGATTCATTTGCGGGGGATCTGGAAAATCTTCTGGATGCAGAAGAATGTGAAGATGGTGAGGAGGATAATTTTGAGTCCAAGCGTGACAGCATGGATGGTGTTAAGGGGCTAAAAATGAGAAGGCGGCCACTCCAAACTCAGCACCAAGAGGAAATCGAAGATGAGAGGGCAGAAGCAGAAGAATTATGCAAGATGCTCATGgatg ATGAGGAAGCTGAAcgcaaaaagaagaagaagacaaaaaCTGCAGCAGAGCAAGCTGGGTTGTCTATTAAGTCAAAGTTTGGTTCTGAGAATGGTGATGGAATCAAGAAAAGCAACGCGGTTTCAAAGAGATTCATGCAACCTGAAGGATCCTATCTAGCAATGGAGAAAATTGCTAAAGACCAAAAGGAG GGAGACTACCTGTCTGCTAAAAGTCATATTCCGGGGAAATTTAAGGCCAAGAAAAAGAATGAGTTTGAAGTACTTAGCAAAAAGGTGAAGATATTGGGGGATGGAATCACT GTGATCAAGGAAAAGAAATCTGCGAGGGAGAGTTTTGTCTGTGGAGCATGCGGTCAG CTTGGTCATATGAGGACCAACAAGAACTGCCCCAGATATGGGGAAGACACTGACACTCGAGCAGAGAGCATCGATCTTGACCGGATAGCGGGCAGGCCTAATTTTCCAGATCAAATAGAGCAGAAACCCCATGTGAAGAAGTTAATGCCAAAAATTGGGCCAAAAGCTGTTGGTTCAGAAGCACCAGAAGATGATAAACCAACTTCAAAGGCAAAAATCCTGAAGGTTAAATGTGGCTTGACGGACAAGCTTCCTGATAAACATACTCCCACAAACTCACAGAGCTCTGATAGACCAGTTACATCAGATGCTGAAATGGGAAGCAAGTCTGTTGTTAAAGTCAACAAAATCACGTTTTCCAACAAGACGAAACCGGATGATGTGGTTGAAACTCCTAGGACCTTTCTGGTAAAGCCTCCAGTGGATGTTGACAGGGAGCAATCCCGCAGCAAGAAAGTTATAATCAAACAACCAAAGGAGATCATTAATTTTGAAGAAAACAACCAGGATGGAAGTTTTGGCTTTGACTACAGGAAAACAAAGAAATTAATGGAAATATCTAGTTTGGACAGACATATGGAACATGAGAGCAAGCACTACTTTGAAGAGTCTTCAAGGATGAGGGATCCAGAGAGTAACCAATTGTGGGTCGATGAGAAAAGGAGAACCTTTGGCAGACAACAAGAAGGACGAAATAGAAGGGGAGAGAAATTGAAGATGATCGAAGACCAACCAAAGTATGAGTTACTAAGGTATGAAGAAGCCATTCGAAGAGAGAGGGAAGAAGAAGAGCGTCAAAAGGCGaaggataaaaagaaaaagaaaagaaagcttGAAGTAAAGGATGATTATTTTGATGATTTTCCTCCTAGAAGAATCGACAAACGGATACCAGATAGAGATAGAATGGTGAGGAGGAGGGCAGAACCTGAGTATGCAAGGCCCACTCCAGATTATGTCCCCGCTCTAAAGCGGCGACGTGGAGGAGAG GTTGGCTTGTCAAACGTCTTGGAGACTATTGTCGAGACGCTCAAGGCAAGGAAAGAAATATCGTACCTATTTCTAAAGCCTGTAACGAGAAAGGAAGCTCCTGACTATATAGACATCATTAGTCATCCTATGGATTTATCTACGATCAGAGATAAGACAAGGAGGCTAGAGTACAAGAACCGAGAGGATTTCAGGCACGATGTGTGTCAGATTGTGATCAACGCTCATACGTATAATGACCGACGGAATCCAGGTATTCCTCCTCTTGCGGATCAACTTCTCGAGCTCTGTGACTTCTTGTTAGCTCAATACGATGCAGACTTGACAGAAGCGGAAGCTGGGATTGAATAG
- the LOC121756087 gene encoding transcription initiation factor TFIID subunit 1-like isoform X2, with translation MLKLNSCLHQDHKHEAISLDESLPDDDLDPEKSTDLGDSEEDDSNALDESVDGDMFSLLPVLYVEDDKAILRFSEIFGVKEPVKAARKRDRHPIPKEKYKLLDASENVEEDEEKFMKAPCQDISWMRQYGAKSDVYMGEIGDTLITDSVGGSGRMSVGHTRDMKDSFVNAEVMKDEVSLSNFPEWNTSFSSKFYPLDQEDWEDRIVWNNSPSSTETLVESCELSGPDSDTLGDKERDLKAEPGTVESEFQTEPHDKHHNLFETKYSILVEPFDSDRSRSTDLIISQYHPQLLRLESQLDDHSTNNGALKDVAPEARLCSDAIRRFNELTLQNTDVVKGSWIDNVIWDPHQSIAKPKLILDLQDDQMLFELSDTKDTEHLRLHAGAMIVARSLHPSSGDVLDLHNHGILSAGRFNISNDKFYSNRKSSQQLRSHSKKRPVHGLKVLHSVPALKLQTMKAKLSNKDIANFHRPKALWYPHDIEVSLKEQGRLVTQGSMKIILKSLGGKGSKLHVDAEETIASLKAKASKKLDFKLSEPVKIYYSGRELDDNKSLAEQNVHSNSVLHLVRTKIHLLPRAQKLPGENKSLRPPGAFKKKSDLSVKDGHVFIMEYCEERPLLLGNPGMGARLCTYYQKLAPGDQMGNLMRNGDNGLGSVVTLDPADKSPFLGDIKPGASQSCLESNMYRAPIFQHKVPLTDYLLVRSPKGKLSIRRIDRIDVVGQQEPHMEVMSPGSKGVQFYIMNRVLVHMYREFRACEKRGLRPSIRSDELVSQFRNLSETFLRKRLKNCADLQRGPHGQYLWVMKRSFRIPSEEELRRMVTPENVCAYESMQAGLYRLKRLGITRLTLPAGLSSAMNQLPDEAITLAAASHIERELQITPWNLSSNFVSCTNQDRENIERLEITGVGDPSGRGLGFSYVRTTPKAPIPNSMVKKKTVIGKGTTVTGTDADLRRLSMEAARELLLKFNVPEEQIAKLTRWHRIALIRKLSSEQAASGVKVDPTTVSKFARGQRMSFLQLQQQTREKCQEIWDRQFQSLCAADGEENESESEANSDLDSFAGDLENLLDAEECEDGEEDNFESKRDSMDGVKGLKMRRRPLQTQHQEEIEDERAEAEELCKMLMDDEEAERKKKKKTKTAAEQAGLSIKSKFGSENGDGIKKSNAVSKRFMQPEGSYLAMEKIAKDQKEGDYLSAKSHIPGKFKAKKKNEFEVLSKKVKILGDGITVIKEKKSARESFVCGACGQLGHMRTNKNCPRYGEDTDTRAESIDLDRIAGRPNFPDQIEQKPHVKKLMPKIGPKAVGSEAPEDDKPTSKAKILKVKCGLTDKLPDKHTPTNSQSSDRPVTSDAEMGSKSVVKVNKITFSNKTKPDDVVETPRTFLVKPPVDVDREQSRSKKVIIKQPKEIINFEENNQDGSFGFDYRKTKKLMEISSLDRHMEHESKHYFEESSRMRDPESNQLWVDEKRRTFGRQQEGRNRRGEKLKMIEDQPKYELLRYEEAIRREREEEERQKAKDKKKKKRKLEVKDDYFDDFPPRRIDKRIPDRDRMVRRRAEPEYARPTPDYVPALKRRRGGEVGLSNVLETIVETLKARKEISYLFLKPVTRKEAPDYIDIISHPMDLSTIRDKTRRLEYKNREDFRHDVCQIVINAHTYNDRRNPGIPPLADQLLELCDFLLAQYDADLTEAEAGIE, from the exons ATGCTGAAACTCAACAGTTGTCTCCATCag GATCATAAACATGAAGCCATTTCTCTGGACGAAAGTCTTCCAGATGATGATCTTGATCCTGAAAAAAGTACAGATTTGGGAGATTCTGAGGAG GATGATTCAAATGCTCTGGATGAGTCAGTTGATGGTGACATGTTTTCGCTGCTTCCTGTTCTTTATGTAGAGGATGACAAGGCAATCTTACGGTTCTCTGAGATTTTTGGCGTTAAAGAACCTGTGAAAGCTGCAAGAAAAAGAGACCGGCATCCGATACCTAAAG AGAAATACAAGTTGTTAGATGCTTCTGAGAATGTCGAGGAAGACGAAGAGAAATTTATGAAGGCACCTTGCCAAGATATTTCCTGGATGAGACAATATGGCGCAAAAAGTGACGTTTACATGGGTGAAATAGGTGATACATTGATAACGGATTCTGTTGGGGGATCAGGAAGGATGTCTGTTGGACATACGAGGGATATGAAAGATTCCTTTGTTAATGCTGAAGTAATGAAAGATGAAGTGTCGCTGTCTAATTTTCCGGAATGGAACACTAGCTTTTCTTCCAAATTCTATCCTCTTGACCAGGAAGATTGGGAAGATAGAATTGTTTGGAATAACTCACCATCATCTACTGAAACCTTGGTAGAGAGCTGTGAGCTGTCTGGACCTGATTCTGACACACTTGGTGACAAAGAGAGGGATTTGAAAGCTGAACCAGGAACTGTGGAGTCGGAATTCCAAACTGAGCCGCATGACAAGCATCATAACTTATTTGAAACTAAATATTCCATTTTGGTGGAGCCTTTTGACTCTGACAGATCCCGCTCTACAGACCTTATCATCTCACAATACCATCCCCAGCTTCTACGATTAGAGTCCCAATTAGATGATCATAGTACAAATAATGGAGCACTGAAAGATGTTGCCCCTGAAGCAAGGCTTTGTAGTGATGCTATTAGACGTTTCAATGAGCTCACCTTACAGAATACAGATGTAGTTAAAGGATCGTGGATAGATAATGTTATCTGGGATCCACATCAATCTATTGCAAAGCCAAAGTTAATTCTTGATCTCCAGGATGACCAGATGCTTTTTGAACTCTCAGATACAAAGGATACTGAACATCTGCGGCTTCATGCAGGGGCTATGATTGTAGCACGCTCTCTGCATCCCAGTAGTGGGGATGTACTTGACCTGCATAATCATGGCATTCTATCCGCGGGACGGTTTAATATCTCTAATGATAAATTCTATTCAAACAGGAAATCCTCCCAGCAGCTGAGATCTCATTCTAAAAAGCGTCCTGTTCATGGACTTAAGGTTTTGCATTCAGTGCCAGCACTTAAGCTGCAAACCATGAAAGCAAAGCTGAGCAA CAAAGATATAGCTAATTTTCATCGTCCAAAAGCGTTATGGTATCCTCATGATATCGAGGTGTCATTAAAGGAACAAGGGAGGCTAGTCACACAAGGATCGatgaaaataattttgaagagTTTGGGTGGCAAGGGGAGTAAACTTCATGTGGATGCAGAAGAAACCATTGCCTCTTTGAAAGCTAAAGCTTCGAAAAAGCTAG ATTTTAAACTATCTGAGCCTGTGAAGATATATTATTCTGGGAGGGAGCTTGATGACAACAAATCTCTAGCTGAACAGAATGTTCACTCAAACTCAGTCTTGCACCTTGTTCGGACAAAAATACATCTATTGCCTCGGGCACAAAAGCTTCCTGGTGAAAATAAGTCGTTGCGTCCCCCTGGAGCTTTTAAGAAGAAATCTGACCTTTCAGTAAAAGATGGTCATGTTTTCATAATGGA GTACTGTGAAGAAAGGCCTTTGCTTCTAGGTAATCCAGGGATGGGTGCAAGACTCTGTACATATTATCAAAAATTGGCACCTGGTGATCAAATGGGTAACTTGATGCGGAATGGTGATAATGGTTTGGGGAGTGTTGTCACTCTTGATCCTGCTGATAAGTCCCCATTTCTTGGAGATATAAAACCTGGTGCAAGCCAGTCTTGCCTGGAATCTAACATGTATAGAGCGCCCATATTTCAGCATAAAGTGCCATTAACTGATTACTTATTGGTGAGGTCTCCAAAAGGGAAACTTTCCATCAGACGCATTGACAGGATTGATGTTGTTGGACAACAG GAGCCTCACATGGAGGTTATGTCTCCTGGGTCCAAAGGTGTCCAGTTCTATATCATGAACAGAGTTTTGGTACACATGTACCGGGAATTCCGTGCTTGTGAAAAACGTGGGTTGCGTCCTTCGATTCGTTCAGATGAGTTGGTCTCACAGTTTCGTAACTTGTCTGAAACATTTCTCCGGAAGAGGCTGAAAAATTGTGCTGATTTACAG AGGGGTCCACATGGGCAGTATCTCTGGGTTATGAAACGCTCTTTTCGCATTCCTTCAGAAGAAGAACTGAGGAGGATGGTCACTCCTGAAAAT GTCTGTGCATACGAGAGCATGCAAGCAGGTCTGTACAGGCTCAAACGTTTAGGAATTACAAGACTGACTCTTCCTGCTGGTCTTTCATCTGCAATGAATCAGCTTCCAGATGAAGCTATCACTTTAGCTGCAGCTTCACATATCGAGAGGGAGCTACAGATTACACCATGGAATTTGAGCAGTAATTTTGTTTCCTGTACAAACCAG GATAGGGAAAATATTGAGCGTCTGGAAATTACGGGTGTTGGTGACCCTTCAGGAAGGGGCCTAGGTTTTAGTTATGTTCGCACAACTCCTAAGGCTCCAATCCCAAATTCGATGGTGAAAAAGAAAACTGTTATTGGTAAAGGGACAACTGTTACTGGAACTGATGCAGATCTACGCAGATTGAGCATGGAAGCTGCGAGAGAG CTTCTCCTTAAATTCAATGTTCCAGAGGAGCAGATTGCAAAACTAACTCGATGGCACCGCATTGCTCTAATACGCAAGCTTTCAAGTGAGCAAGCAGCATCAGGTGTCAAGGTTGATCCAACAACAGTCAGCAAGTTTGCTCGTGGACAACGAATGTCCTTTTTGCAACTGCAGCAGCAGACAAGAGAAAAATGTCAGGAAATATGGGATCGACAATTTCAGAGCCTCTGTGCTGCTGATGGAGAGGAAAATGAGAGTGAGTCAGAGGCTAATAGTGACTTGGATTCATTTGCGGGGGATCTGGAAAATCTTCTGGATGCAGAAGAATGTGAAGATGGTGAGGAGGATAATTTTGAGTCCAAGCGTGACAGCATGGATGGTGTTAAGGGGCTAAAAATGAGAAGGCGGCCACTCCAAACTCAGCACCAAGAGGAAATCGAAGATGAGAGGGCAGAAGCAGAAGAATTATGCAAGATGCTCATGgatg ATGAGGAAGCTGAAcgcaaaaagaagaagaagacaaaaaCTGCAGCAGAGCAAGCTGGGTTGTCTATTAAGTCAAAGTTTGGTTCTGAGAATGGTGATGGAATCAAGAAAAGCAACGCGGTTTCAAAGAGATTCATGCAACCTGAAGGATCCTATCTAGCAATGGAGAAAATTGCTAAAGACCAAAAGGAG GGAGACTACCTGTCTGCTAAAAGTCATATTCCGGGGAAATTTAAGGCCAAGAAAAAGAATGAGTTTGAAGTACTTAGCAAAAAGGTGAAGATATTGGGGGATGGAATCACT GTGATCAAGGAAAAGAAATCTGCGAGGGAGAGTTTTGTCTGTGGAGCATGCGGTCAG CTTGGTCATATGAGGACCAACAAGAACTGCCCCAGATATGGGGAAGACACTGACACTCGAGCAGAGAGCATCGATCTTGACCGGATAGCGGGCAGGCCTAATTTTCCAGATCAAATAGAGCAGAAACCCCATGTGAAGAAGTTAATGCCAAAAATTGGGCCAAAAGCTGTTGGTTCAGAAGCACCAGAAGATGATAAACCAACTTCAAAGGCAAAAATCCTGAAGGTTAAATGTGGCTTGACGGACAAGCTTCCTGATAAACATACTCCCACAAACTCACAGAGCTCTGATAGACCAGTTACATCAGATGCTGAAATGGGAAGCAAGTCTGTTGTTAAAGTCAACAAAATCACGTTTTCCAACAAGACGAAACCGGATGATGTGGTTGAAACTCCTAGGACCTTTCTGGTAAAGCCTCCAGTGGATGTTGACAGGGAGCAATCCCGCAGCAAGAAAGTTATAATCAAACAACCAAAGGAGATCATTAATTTTGAAGAAAACAACCAGGATGGAAGTTTTGGCTTTGACTACAGGAAAACAAAGAAATTAATGGAAATATCTAGTTTGGACAGACATATGGAACATGAGAGCAAGCACTACTTTGAAGAGTCTTCAAGGATGAGGGATCCAGAGAGTAACCAATTGTGGGTCGATGAGAAAAGGAGAACCTTTGGCAGACAACAAGAAGGACGAAATAGAAGGGGAGAGAAATTGAAGATGATCGAAGACCAACCAAAGTATGAGTTACTAAGGTATGAAGAAGCCATTCGAAGAGAGAGGGAAGAAGAAGAGCGTCAAAAGGCGaaggataaaaagaaaaagaaaagaaagcttGAAGTAAAGGATGATTATTTTGATGATTTTCCTCCTAGAAGAATCGACAAACGGATACCAGATAGAGATAGAATGGTGAGGAGGAGGGCAGAACCTGAGTATGCAAGGCCCACTCCAGATTATGTCCCCGCTCTAAAGCGGCGACGTGGAGGAGAG GTTGGCTTGTCAAACGTCTTGGAGACTATTGTCGAGACGCTCAAGGCAAGGAAAGAAATATCGTACCTATTTCTAAAGCCTGTAACGAGAAAGGAAGCTCCTGACTATATAGACATCATTAGTCATCCTATGGATTTATCTACGATCAGAGATAAGACAAGGAGGCTAGAGTACAAGAACCGAGAGGATTTCAGGCACGATGTGTGTCAGATTGTGATCAACGCTCATACGTATAATGACCGACGGAATCCAGGTATTCCTCCTCTTGCGGATCAACTTCTCGAGCTCTGTGACTTCTTGTTAGCTCAATACGATGCAGACTTGACAGAAGCGGAAGCTGGGATTGAATAG